The Setaria viridis chromosome 9, Setaria_viridis_v4.0, whole genome shotgun sequence sequence AAGCCGCGGGTCGCCGCCTATTAATACGcgccctcctccaccttctctcctctcccttcccctgTTCGGCTCCCAAAAtcccctcctccgtcgccgcctcccgtcCGGTCGTTTCCGAGCCTCGTTGGGtggcacgccggcgccggcattgGGGATAGCCTCGCCGCCTCTGTCCGGTAAGGTTCCTCCTCCCTGGATCGGGTCCTCATGTTTTCTTGGAAACTATGTCACGGGGTTCCTCCCTCAAGTATTCGTTCATAGATCTCGCGCCGAATTGCTTTTCGGGCTCGTGTAAAATTTTGTTTTCTGAGGGAGTAAACCTCGCCGTCTCCGTATTCCCGTGCGAAGGCGATGGCCGCCGTCCCCACCGGTAATCAGTTCCGTTCCATGTATGGAACTGTATCGGAAGCGCCCAAAGAAAACgcgatttttttaatcaaaccACCCAAACACGGCCATGAATGAGCAGGTGGGATGCGGAggggagaggcggaggaggggttGATAGCGCCGGTCGTTGGCGGTGTGGGATTCTTCCTCGCGGGGGTCCCTGCGGCCAGGGCGGGGTCCGTCCAACTGGCCGTACCTTTTTCTTGCCCTTTTCCCCGATTCTTTTTGGATGTATCGCGAGGTGGAGGGAAATAAAAATCCCGGCTTTGATGATTGCCGCAGTGCACCGGTCCGGGCCTTGTCTTCGGCCGCCCCCACGTATTTTGTTCTTGTTGGTTGGGGTTGATGGGAGCTGTGCCTTTCACTGCCGCCGTTGCGAGCGGCATGTTGCATCGCCGAGGCTTTCTTGCGAGCCTGGCCGCCAGGCGCCATCTGTTGTACATGCCTATTGATTGGCTGATTGATGCGCTGGTTGTCCAGTCGATTACTCCTGTCATGATACGTGATGATTACTGACCTAATCCACAATTATGTGTTTGCTTTTTTGTTTCTGAGCGCCACCGCTAAAAAATTCCATGTGCACTTGTCCTGAATTGCTCTTGGGACTTCCTTGTACTTTTCTGTATGCGTTTTCATGGGCACCTTAACCACGGTGGTGACTTGTACCGATGATGGCAACCACCACTTCGTGCATCTACCACTAGTACACATGGGTCACACCAAATCATCTATGCTGATGTCATTTGTTGTAATTTGGCCTTTTAAGTTGCTGATGATGGATGGATCAAACGTCGTTTTCCAACTATGCGGTGGTACATAGAAGGAATCATGGCTCACCAGCTGTTGTCTTTGTCATTTTCCCTTGTTACTCTTGAATTGTGGACAGAAAGGCATCCCAGTCTGTTTCCTTTTTTAACTTGCAAGACACAAACAGTAACTATGCTGTTCGGTGTGGTCAGCTGTTCTTGCATTAGGTGGTGTGGTGTTTCATTAGACCATTACATGACAaggtttttttttgtctttttaaTTATTGCAGTGTTGGCTGTGATTGTGCGCAATTAATGTCCTTGGAGCTGATTGATCTCTTGGATGAATGAGCGTTTCTTTTAAATGATCTGTGTTGACCATGGCGATGAACCAGTATGCGTCTGAACAACCTGCAGTCTTTATTTTTCAGCGGTCGCTATTTCCCagtctaatttttttttctaatgcaGAATGCAGGGTCTTCGCATTTAATGGGCTTGACGCGGTACATGCATGTTTGCAGTGACAAGAAGACATTGAAACGCTGGTTTTTCATTGACAAGAGGGTTGGTTAAGTGCTCAGTTCTGTGGAAAATTCTGCATTCTTGTGCACTGACTTTGTGTAGCTTCTAACTGCTCTTACAACGAGACTTGAGGGGGAGGGAGAGTTGTGTCTTGTTGATGGATTTGAAGACAGGCCTCAACTCACCTGTTCTTGCTGATCATCTCCCTACAGCCTTGCCTGCTGCTGTAATGACTTTCACAACTCCTACTAGCTTCCCCTCTCCGGGGCTTTGCTTGAATACTACCAAGAAGATACCTCTGCCTGGTAAGGTCGAAGAAGTTCGTGCCACTGGATGGCTCGACCTCATGATGGCCTCATCACCTACCCGCAAAAGACAGATCAAGGATGTCGTCAATGACACTCAAGCTGATGATCTCGATTTGCAATATCGTAACTGGATGGTATGTACTTGCAGCTTAGTGTTTGCGACTATTAAAGAAGTTTGACAACATGTCAGTGATTTGCTTTGTTTTATCATTGTAGGTGGACTATCCTTCTGCTTTGACCTCATTTGAGACAATTACTGATCTTGCTGGGAGTAAAAGACTGGCATTGTTTCTTGACTATGATGGAACTCTTTCGCCAATTGTGGACAATCCTGCAAATGCATTAATGTCAGATGAGGTATATCTTCCTTAACTCCTGCAATTCATGTAAGTTTGGAGCACAATTCCTATATTTTCAGGTTCAATTTTCTGTCCACTTTCTAAAGATTGTATTTCACAGATGCGTGCTGCTGTTAGGCATGTGGCATCACTTTTCCCAACTGCAATCATTAGTGGAAGGTCTCGTGATAAGGTATGCTAAGTTATTGATAATCACGACTAATACTCTTTGTATCAACAATTTTGCATTTTCCCTCACCTGTTGGTTCTTTTCTCTGATTTGACCTTTTCCTTTTAGGTTTTTGACTTTGTCAAGCTTAATGAACTGTACTACGCCGGAAGTCATGGGATGGACATAATGGGCCCTGTTAGGAAGGCTGCTGACTCCAATGGTGTGGAATGTATTCGGTCCACTGATTCGCAGGTGAAACAACTTCTAGATCCTGCATCCACTTTTTACATTTGTTATTACTCGCTTTAGTAAtgtgaatttcttttttttcccctcacaGGGTAAAGAGGT is a genomic window containing:
- the LOC117838618 gene encoding probable trehalose-phosphate phosphatase 2, translating into MDLKTGLNSPVLADHLPTALPAAVMTFTTPTSFPSPGLCLNTTKKIPLPGKVEEVRATGWLDLMMASSPTRKRQIKDVVNDTQADDLDLQYRNWMVDYPSALTSFETITDLAGSKRLALFLDYDGTLSPIVDNPANALMSDEMRAAVRHVASLFPTAIISGRSRDKVFDFVKLNELYYAGSHGMDIMGPVRKAADSNGVECIRSTDSQGKEVNLFQPASEFLPMITEVYEKLDESVKDIVGARMEDNKFCVSVHYRNVAEEDYKKVFQRVTAVLEDYPCLRLTHGRKVFEVRPVIDWNKGKAVEFLLESLGLNESEDVLPIYVGDDRTDEDAFKVLKASNRGFGILVSSIPKESDAFYSLRDPAEVMDFLRKLAAWKEQST